Proteins encoded within one genomic window of Streptomyces rubradiris:
- the uvrA gene encoding excinuclease ABC subunit UvrA codes for MADRLIVRGAREHNLKNVSLDLPRDSLIVFTGLSGSGKSSLAFDTIFAEGQRRYVESLSSYARQFLGQMDKPDVDFIEGLSPAVSIDQKSTSRNPRSTVGTITEVYDYLRLLFARIGKPHCPECGRPISRQSPQAIVDKVLELPEGSRFQVLSPLVRERKGEFVDLFADLQAKGYSRARVDGQTVQLSDPPALKKQEKHTIEVVVDRLTVKDSAKRRLTDSVETALGLSGGMVVLDFVDLPEDDPERERMFSEHLYCPYDDLSFEELEPRSFSFNSPFGACPECTGIGTRMEVDPELIVPDEDKSLDEGAIHPWSHGHTKDYFGRLIGALADALGFRTDIPFAGLPQRAKKALLYGHKTQIEVRYRNRYGRERVYTTPFEGAVPFVKRRHSEAESDASRERFEGYMREVPCPSCEGTRLKPIVLAVTIMGKSIAEVSAMSISDCADFLGELKLSARDKKIAERVLKEVNERLRFLVDVGLDYLSLNRAAGTLSGGEAQRIRLATQIGSGLVGVLYVLDEPSIGLHQRDNHRLIETLVRLRDMGNTLIVVEHDEDTIKVADWIVDIGPGAGEHGGKVVHSGSVKELLDNTESQTGAYLSGRKSIPLPDVRRPLDPSRQLTVHGARENNLRDIDVSFPLGVFTAVTGVSGSGKSTLVNDILYTHLARELNGARTVPGRHTRVDGDDLVDKVVHVDQSPIGRTPRSNPATYTGVFDHIRKLFAETTEAKVRGYLPGRFSFNVKGGRCENCAGDGTIKIEMNFLPDVYVPCEVCHGARYNRETLEVHYKGKSIAEVLNMPIEEAMHFFEAVPAISRHLKTLNDVGLGYVRLGQSATTLSGGEAQRVKLASELQKRSTGRTVYVLDEPTTGLHFEDISKLLTVLGGLVDKGNTVIVIEHNLDVIKTADWIVDMGPEGGAGGGLVVAEGTPEEVAGVPASHTGKFLREILGADRVSDAQQVKSQNGGRTRKTAAAKAPAKKTVTAKAGSTAAKTKANSTATKKAATATKKAATATKKATSAKKTTRTRSS; via the coding sequence GTGGCCGACCGTCTCATCGTCCGTGGCGCGCGCGAGCACAATCTGAAGAATGTCTCGCTCGACCTGCCTCGTGACTCGCTCATCGTCTTCACGGGCCTGTCCGGGTCGGGCAAGTCCTCCCTGGCCTTCGACACGATCTTCGCGGAGGGCCAGCGCCGTTACGTGGAGTCGCTCTCCTCGTACGCACGGCAGTTCCTCGGCCAGATGGACAAGCCCGACGTCGACTTCATCGAGGGTCTTTCCCCCGCGGTCTCCATCGACCAGAAGTCGACCTCGCGCAACCCCCGCTCCACAGTCGGCACGATCACCGAGGTCTACGACTATCTGCGTCTGCTCTTCGCACGCATCGGCAAGCCGCACTGCCCCGAGTGCGGCCGCCCGATCTCGCGCCAGTCGCCGCAGGCCATCGTGGACAAGGTCCTGGAGCTGCCCGAGGGGAGCCGCTTCCAGGTGCTCTCCCCGCTGGTGCGCGAGCGCAAGGGCGAGTTCGTCGACCTCTTCGCCGACCTCCAGGCCAAGGGCTACTCCCGCGCGCGCGTGGACGGCCAGACCGTCCAGCTGTCCGACCCGCCGGCCCTGAAGAAGCAGGAGAAGCACACCATCGAGGTGGTCGTGGACCGCCTCACGGTGAAGGACTCCGCCAAGCGGCGCCTGACCGACTCCGTGGAGACGGCCCTCGGCCTGTCCGGCGGCATGGTCGTGCTCGACTTCGTGGATCTCCCCGAGGACGACCCCGAGCGCGAGCGCATGTTCTCGGAGCACCTCTACTGCCCGTACGACGACCTGTCCTTCGAGGAGCTGGAGCCCCGCTCCTTCTCCTTCAACTCGCCCTTCGGCGCCTGCCCCGAGTGCACCGGCATCGGCACGCGCATGGAGGTCGACCCGGAGCTGATCGTCCCGGACGAGGACAAGTCCCTGGACGAGGGCGCCATCCACCCCTGGTCGCACGGACACACCAAGGACTACTTCGGCCGCCTGATCGGCGCCCTCGCGGACGCCCTCGGCTTCCGCACGGACATCCCCTTCGCGGGCCTGCCGCAGCGCGCCAAGAAGGCCCTGCTCTACGGCCACAAGACCCAGATCGAGGTGCGCTACCGCAACCGGTACGGCCGCGAGCGGGTCTACACCACCCCCTTCGAGGGCGCGGTGCCCTTCGTCAAGCGCCGGCACAGCGAGGCCGAGAGCGACGCCAGCCGCGAGCGCTTCGAGGGCTACATGCGCGAGGTGCCCTGCCCCTCCTGCGAGGGCACGCGCCTGAAGCCCATCGTCCTCGCGGTCACGATCATGGGGAAGTCGATCGCCGAGGTCTCCGCGATGTCGATCAGCGACTGCGCGGACTTCCTGGGCGAGCTGAAGCTGAGCGCCCGCGACAAGAAGATCGCCGAGCGGGTCCTGAAGGAGGTCAACGAGCGGCTGCGCTTCCTGGTCGACGTCGGCCTGGACTACCTCTCGCTCAACCGCGCGGCCGGCACCCTCTCCGGCGGCGAGGCCCAGCGCATCCGCCTGGCCACCCAGATCGGCTCCGGCCTCGTCGGCGTCCTGTACGTCCTGGACGAGCCGTCCATCGGCCTGCACCAGCGGGACAACCACCGGCTGATCGAGACCCTGGTCCGGCTGCGCGACATGGGCAACACGCTCATCGTCGTGGAGCACGACGAGGACACGATCAAGGTCGCCGACTGGATCGTGGACATCGGCCCCGGCGCCGGTGAGCACGGCGGCAAGGTGGTGCACAGCGGCTCCGTGAAGGAACTGCTCGACAACACCGAGTCGCAGACCGGCGCGTACCTCTCGGGCCGCAAGTCGATCCCGCTCCCGGACGTGCGCCGGCCGCTCGACCCGTCCCGGCAGCTCACCGTGCACGGCGCCCGCGAGAACAACCTCCGGGACATCGACGTGTCCTTCCCGCTGGGCGTGTTCACGGCCGTCACCGGTGTCTCCGGCTCCGGCAAGTCGACCCTGGTCAACGACATCCTGTACACCCACCTGGCCCGCGAGCTGAACGGCGCCCGGACCGTCCCCGGACGGCACACCCGCGTCGACGGCGACGACCTGGTGGACAAGGTGGTGCACGTCGACCAGTCGCCGATCGGCCGGACCCCGCGGTCCAACCCGGCGACGTACACCGGTGTCTTCGACCACATCCGCAAGCTGTTCGCCGAGACCACCGAGGCGAAGGTCCGGGGCTATCTGCCCGGCCGCTTCTCCTTCAACGTCAAGGGCGGCCGCTGCGAGAACTGCGCGGGCGACGGCACGATCAAGATCGAGATGAACTTCCTCCCGGACGTCTACGTCCCGTGCGAGGTCTGCCACGGCGCCCGGTACAACCGGGAGACCCTGGAGGTCCACTACAAGGGCAAGTCCATCGCCGAGGTCCTGAACATGCCGATCGAGGAGGCCATGCACTTCTTCGAGGCGGTCCCGGCGATCTCCCGCCACCTGAAGACGCTGAACGACGTCGGTCTCGGCTACGTCCGCCTCGGCCAGTCCGCCACCACCCTCTCCGGTGGCGAGGCGCAGCGCGTCAAGCTCGCCAGCGAACTGCAGAAGCGGTCCACCGGACGCACGGTCTACGTCCTGGACGAGCCGACCACCGGTCTGCACTTCGAGGACATCAGCAAGCTGCTCACGGTTCTCGGCGGACTGGTCGACAAGGGCAACACGGTCATCGTCATCGAGCACAACCTCGACGTGATCAAGACCGCCGACTGGATCGTGGACATGGGTCCCGAGGGTGGCGCCGGAGGCGGCCTGGTCGTCGCCGAGGGCACGCCGGAGGAGGTCGCCGGGGTCCCGGCCAGCCACACGGGCAAGTTCCTGCGGGAGATCCTCGGCGCCGACCGCGTCAGCGACGCCCAGCAGGTCAAGTCACAGAACGGCGGCAGGACCCGGAAGACGGCCGCAGCCAAGGCACCGGCGAAGAAGACGGTGACGGCCAAGGCCGGCAGCACCGCCGCCAAGACCAAGGCCAACAGCACCGCGACCAAGAAGGCCGCCACCGCGACCAAGAAGGCCGCCACCGCCACCAAGAAGGCGACGTCCGCGAAGAAGACCACGCGGACCCGCAGTTCCTGA
- a CDS encoding maleylpyruvate isomerase family mycothiol-dependent enzyme: MMDHAHDLACVREATDRLLTAVAALDNAALAGPSRLPGWSRGHVLAHLARNADALVNVLKGRPMYPSAEARDADIEEGAPRPVEVQAADVRDSAARFQAAGEVPADWTRTVELRNGVTDSASRVPFRRWVEVELHHVDLGIGYELEDLPAEFVERETGFLAERFSGHSDVPAVRLTDGTRAWTTGRGADTPAITVTGRPADLLGWLAGRRDGAALEVTGGELPKLPPL, translated from the coding sequence ATGATGGATCACGCTCATGACCTGGCCTGTGTACGCGAGGCGACCGACCGGCTGCTCACCGCGGTTGCCGCACTGGACAACGCCGCGCTCGCCGGACCGTCACGGCTCCCGGGCTGGAGCCGCGGGCACGTCCTCGCCCACCTCGCCCGGAACGCGGACGCGCTCGTGAACGTCCTCAAGGGCCGGCCCATGTACCCGAGCGCCGAGGCGCGGGACGCCGACATCGAGGAGGGCGCGCCGCGTCCCGTGGAGGTTCAGGCCGCCGACGTCCGGGACAGCGCGGCCCGCTTCCAGGCGGCCGGGGAGGTGCCCGCGGACTGGACGCGCACGGTGGAGCTGCGCAACGGGGTCACCGACTCCGCGTCGCGGGTCCCGTTCCGCCGGTGGGTGGAGGTGGAGTTGCACCACGTGGACCTCGGGATCGGGTACGAGCTGGAGGACCTGCCGGCCGAGTTCGTGGAGCGGGAGACCGGCTTCCTCGCGGAACGGTTCTCCGGGCACTCCGATGTCCCGGCGGTCCGCCTCACGGACGGCACGCGCGCGTGGACCACCGGGCGCGGGGCCGACACGCCCGCGATCACGGTCACCGGCCGGCCGGCGGACCTGCTGGGCTGGCTCGCCGGGCGCCGCGACGGAGCGGCGCTGGAGGTGACCGGCGGGGAGCTGCCGAAGCTGCCTCCGCTCTAG
- a CDS encoding MBL fold metallo-hydrolase — MTYSGEVKVGGPADVHELKDLMITKIAVGPMDNNAYLLRCRATDEQLLIDAANEAQTLLGMIGDDGIASVVTTHRHGDHWQALAEVVAATGARTYAGREDAAGIPVPTDVLVDDGDVIRVGRVELTARHLVGHTPGSIALVYDDPHGHPHVFTGDCLFPGGVGNTHKDPKAFASLIHDVETKIFDVLPDETWVYPGHGNDTTLGTERPHLPEWHARGW; from the coding sequence ATGACGTACTCCGGAGAGGTCAAGGTCGGCGGACCGGCGGATGTGCACGAGCTGAAAGACCTGATGATCACCAAGATCGCGGTCGGCCCGATGGACAACAACGCCTACCTGCTGCGCTGCCGGGCCACCGACGAGCAGCTCCTGATCGACGCCGCCAACGAGGCGCAAACGCTCCTCGGCATGATCGGTGACGACGGCATCGCGTCCGTCGTCACCACGCACCGGCACGGTGATCACTGGCAGGCGCTCGCCGAGGTGGTCGCGGCCACGGGCGCGCGTACGTACGCCGGCCGCGAGGACGCCGCCGGCATCCCCGTGCCCACGGACGTCCTCGTCGACGACGGCGACGTGATCAGGGTGGGCCGGGTGGAGCTGACCGCGCGCCATCTGGTCGGTCACACGCCCGGTTCGATCGCGCTGGTCTACGACGACCCGCACGGCCACCCGCACGTCTTCACCGGCGACTGCCTCTTCCCCGGCGGTGTCGGCAACACTCACAAGGACCCGAAGGCGTTCGCCAGCCTGATCCACGACGTGGAGACGAAGATCTTCGACGTGCTGCCGGACGAGACATGGGTCTACCCGGGGCACGGCAACGACACGACGCTGGGCACGGAGCGGCCGCATCTGCCGGAGTGGCACGCGCGCGGGTGGTGA
- a CDS encoding ABC transporter substrate-binding protein has translation MHPAPRTLRRAVAAATVALLATAVGCAPQPEEKASATSSGPAANSCAKGKLATKTSGKLTIATDEPAYEPWFKDDEPANGQGFESAVAYAVAKRLGYDKSAVVWQSVPFNKAFAPGVKSFDFDINQVSISDERKKAVDFSSGYYDVRQAVIALKDSKAAKATSIADLRELKLGAQVGTTSLDYVTNLVKPARQAAVFGKNDQAKSALKNGQVDAVVTDLPTAFYITAAEVTDAKIVGQFENQGSAPEQFGLVLDKGSALTPCVTAAVDALREDGTLAGIEKQWLSDAVDAPVLK, from the coding sequence ATGCATCCTGCCCCTCGCACCCTGCGCCGCGCGGTCGCCGCCGCCACCGTAGCCCTGCTCGCCACCGCTGTCGGCTGTGCGCCGCAACCCGAGGAGAAGGCGTCCGCCACCTCGTCCGGGCCGGCGGCGAACAGCTGCGCCAAGGGCAAGCTCGCCACGAAGACGTCCGGGAAGCTGACGATCGCGACAGACGAACCGGCGTACGAGCCGTGGTTCAAGGACGACGAGCCCGCCAACGGCCAGGGCTTCGAGTCGGCGGTCGCCTATGCCGTGGCGAAGCGGCTCGGCTATGACAAGAGCGCCGTCGTCTGGCAGAGCGTGCCGTTCAACAAGGCGTTCGCGCCGGGGGTGAAGAGCTTCGACTTCGACATCAACCAAGTTTCGATCAGCGACGAGCGCAAAAAGGCCGTCGACTTCTCCTCCGGCTACTACGACGTGCGCCAGGCCGTCATCGCGCTCAAGGACAGCAAGGCGGCCAAGGCGACGAGCATCGCGGACCTGCGCGAGCTCAAGCTGGGTGCCCAGGTGGGCACCACGAGCCTCGACTACGTCACCAACCTGGTGAAGCCGGCCCGGCAGGCGGCCGTGTTCGGCAAGAACGACCAGGCCAAGTCCGCGCTGAAGAACGGTCAGGTCGACGCCGTCGTCACCGATCTGCCCACCGCGTTCTACATCACCGCGGCCGAGGTCACGGACGCGAAGATCGTCGGCCAGTTCGAGAACCAGGGCAGTGCGCCCGAGCAGTTCGGGCTCGTGCTGGACAAGGGCAGCGCGCTGACCCCGTGCGTGACCGCCGCCGTCGACGCCCTGCGCGAGGACGGCACGCTGGCCGGCATCGAGAAGCAGTGGCTCTCGGACGCCGTCGACGCCCCGGTGCTCAAGTGA
- a CDS encoding amino acid ABC transporter permease, with the protein MTVVKGEPVPEGADDTGGMTVGGPDGDGYVPSERRLARERHRRARARRATAIAAVSTLVTAALLYLVVVNAPGWPRTKETFFSAHYAREALPKVLEGLWLNLRLLLVCGAAVLVLGMLIAIARTLRGPVFFPLRVLAAAYTDFFRGLPLIINLMIVVLGVPALRLQGVTVDPVLLGGTALTLTYSAYVAEVFRAGIESVHPSQRAAARSLGLTSRQALRHVVLPQAVRRQVPPLLNDLVSLQKDTGLVSIGGAVDAVRAADIIVGRSLNYTPYIVAGLVFVALTIPMTRFTDWVTARMDRQRAQGGSL; encoded by the coding sequence GTGACGGTCGTCAAGGGCGAGCCGGTCCCGGAAGGGGCGGACGACACCGGTGGCATGACCGTTGGCGGCCCGGACGGCGACGGCTACGTGCCCTCCGAACGGCGGCTGGCCCGCGAACGCCACCGCCGCGCGCGTGCCCGTCGCGCCACGGCGATCGCGGCCGTGTCGACCCTCGTCACCGCGGCACTGCTCTACCTGGTCGTCGTCAACGCCCCCGGCTGGCCGCGCACCAAGGAGACCTTCTTCAGCGCGCACTACGCGCGCGAGGCGCTCCCGAAGGTCCTCGAAGGGCTGTGGCTGAACCTCCGGCTGCTGCTGGTCTGCGGGGCCGCCGTCCTGGTCCTCGGCATGCTGATCGCGATCGCGCGGACCCTGCGCGGCCCGGTTTTCTTCCCGCTGCGAGTGCTGGCGGCGGCGTACACCGACTTCTTCCGCGGCCTGCCGCTGATCATCAACCTGATGATCGTCGTCCTGGGCGTACCGGCGCTGCGGCTGCAAGGGGTGACGGTCGATCCGGTGCTGCTCGGCGGCACGGCGCTGACGCTGACCTACTCGGCCTATGTGGCGGAGGTGTTCCGGGCCGGCATCGAGTCCGTCCACCCCTCGCAGCGCGCGGCGGCCCGCTCGCTGGGCCTGACCAGCCGGCAGGCCCTGCGTCACGTCGTGCTGCCGCAGGCGGTGCGCCGTCAGGTGCCGCCGCTGCTCAACGACCTGGTGTCGCTGCAGAAGGACACCGGTCTGGTCTCCATCGGCGGTGCGGTGGACGCCGTGCGCGCGGCCGACATCATCGTGGGCCGCAGTCTGAACTACACGCCGTACATCGTCGCGGGGCTGGTCTTCGTGGCGCTGACCATTCCGATGACCCGGTTCACCGACTGGGTGACGGCCCGGATGGACCGTCAGCGGGCGCAGGGAGGCTCCCTGTGA
- a CDS encoding amino acid ABC transporter ATP-binding protein, which produces MESVRKTFGGSVVLRDVHLEVAPHTVTALIGASGSGKSTLLRCANLLEEIDDGAIWLDGEEITDPRVDQDAVRRRIGVVFQAYNLFPHMSVLDNITLAPRRVHGVARAEAEERARELLERLGLNGKADAYPDRLSGGQQQRVAIVRALAVRPRLLLLDEITAALDPELVGEVLEVVRGLKEEGMTMVLATHEMGFARDVADQVCFLDGGVVLERGSAGQVFGEPRHERTRRFLRRIVEAGRL; this is translated from the coding sequence ATGGAGTCGGTCCGCAAGACCTTCGGCGGTTCGGTCGTCCTGCGGGACGTGCACCTGGAGGTCGCCCCGCACACGGTGACCGCGCTGATCGGCGCCTCCGGTTCGGGCAAGTCCACGTTGCTGCGCTGCGCCAACCTCCTGGAGGAGATCGACGACGGCGCGATCTGGCTGGACGGCGAGGAGATCACCGACCCGCGGGTGGACCAGGACGCGGTACGGCGCCGGATCGGCGTCGTCTTCCAGGCGTACAACCTGTTTCCGCACATGAGCGTGCTCGACAACATCACGCTCGCGCCGCGCCGGGTGCACGGGGTGGCCCGCGCGGAGGCCGAGGAACGGGCCAGGGAGCTGCTGGAGCGGCTCGGCCTGAACGGGAAGGCGGATGCCTACCCCGACCGGCTCAGCGGCGGCCAGCAGCAGCGTGTGGCGATCGTACGGGCCCTCGCGGTGCGGCCCCGGCTGTTGCTGCTGGACGAGATCACGGCCGCGCTCGACCCGGAACTGGTGGGCGAGGTGCTGGAGGTGGTCCGGGGTCTGAAGGAGGAGGGGATGACCATGGTGCTGGCGACGCACGAGATGGGGTTCGCGCGGGACGTCGCCGACCAGGTGTGCTTCCTGGACGGCGGGGTCGTGCTGGAGCGCGGCAGCGCCGGGCAGGTCTTCGGCGAGCCGCGGCACGAGCGCACCCGGCGCTTCCTGCGCCGGATCGTGGAGGCGGGCCGGCTGTAG
- the aroQ gene encoding type II 3-dehydroquinate dehydratase, whose amino-acid sequence MPRTLANAPIMILNGPNLNLLGQRQPEIYGKDTLADVEALCAKAAAAHGGTVDLRQSNHEGQLVDWIHEARLGHCGIVINPGAYSHTSVAILDALNTCDGMPVLEVHISNIHQREPFRHHSYVSQRADGVIAGCGVQGYVFGVERVAALLGAARADA is encoded by the coding sequence GTGCCCCGCACCCTGGCCAACGCACCGATCATGATCCTCAACGGACCCAACCTGAACCTGCTCGGCCAGCGCCAGCCCGAGATCTACGGCAAGGACACACTGGCCGACGTGGAGGCGCTGTGCGCCAAGGCGGCGGCCGCCCACGGCGGCACGGTGGACCTGCGGCAGTCCAACCACGAGGGGCAGCTCGTCGACTGGATCCACGAGGCGCGGCTCGGGCACTGCGGGATCGTCATCAACCCCGGCGCGTACTCGCACACGTCGGTCGCCATCCTGGACGCGCTCAACACCTGCGACGGCATGCCCGTGCTGGAGGTGCACATCTCCAACATCCACCAGCGCGAGCCGTTCCGGCACCACTCGTACGTCTCCCAGCGCGCCGACGGCGTGATCGCCGGCTGCGGGGTGCAGGGCTACGTGTTCGGCGTGGAGCGGGTCGCGGCGCTGCTCGGAGCGGCGCGGGCGGACGCGTAA
- a CDS encoding MFS transporter, giving the protein MHDVQTVNRPSMPRLAAASLAGTAIEFYDFFVYGTAAALVLGPLFFPTFSPVAGTLAAFGTFGVGFIARPLGSVLFGHLGDRRGRRPVLVVSLLLTGAATVAVGCVPSYDTIGIAAPLLLLLLRFLQGLGLGGEWGGAVLLTAEHAPAGRRALWSSFPQMGPALGFGLANGVVLALSTALSDAEFARWGWRVPFWAAGALALAGLWLRSSLAESPSFLEIDDHARVPFFEVVRHHGRLVLLTAGALAVGYAVFYAVTTWSLAYATERLGVSRTVMLTCVMGAVLVQGALVPVVALFADRFGRRTMCVAGCVACALWMFPMVALLATGEPLLMFLSILGALLTFVTAFAVVAAYLPELYEPRVRCTGAAVGYNLGGVLGGALTPIVATALAERGGRVPWGVGAYLTGIALISLVCFTLLPETRPVPVAAVQPKPVTG; this is encoded by the coding sequence ATGCACGATGTACAGACCGTGAACAGGCCGTCCATGCCGCGGCTCGCCGCCGCTTCGCTCGCCGGGACGGCGATCGAGTTCTACGACTTCTTCGTCTACGGCACCGCGGCGGCCCTGGTGCTCGGACCGCTGTTCTTCCCGACGTTCTCGCCCGTGGCGGGCACGCTGGCGGCGTTCGGGACGTTCGGGGTGGGGTTCATCGCCAGACCGCTGGGCTCGGTGCTGTTCGGGCACCTCGGGGACCGGCGCGGCCGGCGGCCGGTGCTCGTCGTCTCACTGCTGCTCACCGGCGCCGCCACGGTCGCGGTCGGCTGTGTGCCGTCCTATGACACGATCGGCATCGCCGCGCCCCTCCTGCTGCTCCTCCTGCGCTTCCTCCAGGGCCTCGGGCTCGGCGGGGAGTGGGGCGGCGCGGTGCTGCTGACCGCCGAGCACGCCCCCGCCGGACGGCGCGCCCTGTGGTCGAGCTTTCCGCAGATGGGCCCGGCGCTCGGTTTCGGGCTGGCCAACGGGGTGGTGCTCGCGCTGTCGACGGCGCTGTCCGACGCGGAGTTCGCGCGCTGGGGCTGGCGCGTGCCGTTCTGGGCGGCCGGAGCGCTGGCACTGGCCGGTCTGTGGCTGCGCTCGTCCCTGGCGGAAAGCCCCAGCTTCCTGGAGATCGACGACCACGCGCGCGTGCCGTTCTTCGAGGTCGTACGCCATCACGGGCGGCTGGTGCTGCTCACGGCCGGGGCGCTCGCCGTGGGCTACGCGGTGTTCTACGCGGTGACGACCTGGTCGCTGGCGTATGCGACGGAACGGCTCGGCGTGAGCCGTACGGTCATGCTGACGTGTGTCATGGGTGCGGTGCTGGTGCAGGGCGCGCTCGTGCCGGTCGTGGCGCTGTTCGCCGACCGGTTCGGGCGCCGGACGATGTGTGTGGCGGGCTGCGTGGCGTGCGCCCTGTGGATGTTCCCGATGGTCGCGCTGCTGGCGACCGGAGAACCGCTGCTGATGTTCCTGAGCATCCTGGGCGCCCTGCTCACCTTCGTCACCGCGTTCGCGGTGGTCGCCGCCTATCTGCCGGAGCTGTACGAGCCGCGGGTGCGCTGCACGGGCGCCGCCGTGGGCTACAACCTGGGCGGGGTCCTCGGCGGCGCCCTCACCCCGATCGTGGCCACGGCGCTCGCCGAGCGTGGCGGGCGGGTGCCGTGGGGCGTGGGCGCGTATCTGACGGGGATCGCGCTGATCAGCCTGGTGTGCTTCACGCTGCTGCCGGAGACGCGTCCGGTGCCCGTGGCGGCGGTGCAGCCGAAGCCGGTCACGGGCTGA
- a CDS encoding calcium:proton antiporter: protein MITRLRSLTRQWTTLVPVLAVVLLALTWGRGLPGALVALVTLVLAGSVLAAVHHAEVVAHRVGEPFGSLVLAVAVTIIEVALIVTLMADGGDKSSTLARDTVFAAVMIACNGIVGLSLLVASLRHGTALFNPEGTGAALATVATLATLSLVLPTFTTSKPGPEFSTVQLTFAALSSLILYGLFVTTQTVRHRDYFLPVTRQGKAISGEDHASPPSARTAWISLGLLGLALVGVVGLAKGVSPTIESGVAAAGLPHAVVGVIIALLVLLPETIAALRAARRDRVQTSLNLALGSAMASIGLTIPAVALASVWLSGPLVLGLGPTHMLMLALTVVVSSLTVVPGRATPLQGGVHLVLFAAYLELAVNP, encoded by the coding sequence ATGATCACTCGGCTACGGTCGCTCACCCGTCAATGGACGACGCTCGTGCCGGTGCTCGCCGTCGTCCTGCTGGCCCTCACCTGGGGCCGGGGCCTGCCCGGCGCCCTGGTCGCCCTGGTGACCCTCGTCCTGGCCGGTTCCGTCCTGGCGGCGGTGCACCACGCCGAGGTGGTCGCGCACCGGGTCGGCGAGCCCTTCGGTTCCCTGGTGCTCGCCGTCGCCGTCACGATCATCGAGGTCGCTCTGATCGTCACCCTCATGGCCGACGGTGGCGACAAGAGTTCCACACTGGCCAGGGACACCGTCTTCGCCGCCGTGATGATCGCCTGCAACGGCATCGTCGGGCTCAGCCTCCTCGTCGCCTCCCTGCGGCACGGCACGGCGCTCTTCAACCCCGAGGGCACCGGCGCCGCGCTGGCGACCGTGGCGACGCTGGCCACGCTCAGCCTGGTGCTGCCGACCTTCACCACCAGCAAGCCCGGACCCGAGTTCTCCACCGTCCAGCTGACCTTCGCCGCGCTGTCCTCACTGATCCTCTACGGACTGTTCGTGACCACCCAGACCGTGCGGCACCGTGACTACTTCCTGCCCGTCACCCGGCAGGGCAAGGCGATCAGCGGCGAGGACCACGCGTCACCCCCCTCGGCGCGCACGGCCTGGATCAGCCTGGGCCTGCTCGGGCTCGCCCTGGTGGGCGTGGTCGGCCTGGCCAAGGGGGTGTCGCCCACGATCGAGTCGGGGGTGGCGGCGGCCGGCCTGCCGCACGCGGTGGTCGGTGTGATCATCGCCCTGCTCGTCCTGCTGCCCGAGACGATCGCCGCACTGCGCGCCGCCCGCCGGGACCGGGTGCAGACCAGCCTCAACCTCGCGCTCGGCTCAGCGATGGCCAGCATCGGCCTGACCATCCCCGCCGTGGCCCTCGCCTCCGTCTGGCTGTCCGGGCCGCTCGTCCTCGGCCTGGGCCCGACCCACATGCTGATGCTCGCGCTGACCGTGGTGGTCAGCTCCCTGACCGTGGTACCCGGCCGGGCCACACCGCTCCAGGGTGGCGTCCATCTGGTGCTGTTCGCGGCCTACCTGGAACTGGCGGTCAACCCCTAG